In Exiguobacterium sp. 9-2, the genomic window GATAGAATCTGACCGTCGACATCCTGTAACGAGCGATTCATCCGTTCTTCCTCATCTTCAAACACACGGAGTCCTGCGATTTTATCAGCTAACCAGTTCACCTGATCGATCGTGTCTTCGTGCGTGACACCGACGAGCAAAAGAAATCCTTGTTTGATTTGACCGATGATTTTTTGATCGACTGTGACACTTGCTTCTTTGACTCGTTGTAATACAACTCGCACGACGGATCCGCTCCTTACGTCATCATGACGCGATGTACAGCATACACGTCAGAGATTTGTTTAATTCGATCGACGACTTTTTGTAGATGATTGACATTATTGATCGCAATCGTCATCGTGATTTTGGCTTGTTTACTGTCGTCGCCCTTCCCACTGACAGCGACGATGTTCGTATTCGTTGCAGATACCGACTGCAAGACATCATTCAACAATCCTGCCCGGTCAAATCCAGAAATTTCGATTTCGACGTTATAACTCTTGACGGCTTTACCTTCATGTTCCCACTCGACTTCGAGCAGACGTTCCGGATTTTGTTCGTGAATGACGTTCAAACAGTCCGTCCGGTGAATTGAGACGCCACGCCCACGCGTGATATATCCGACGATATCGTCCCCTGGAACCGGATTACAACAACGACTCATGCGAACGAGCATGTTATCGATGCCTTTGACCCGAACCCCTTCCGGATTTTCCTTTTTCGGACGATCGAACGTCTTCATCTCACTGATTGCTTCGTTCAGTTCTAGATTTTTGGATTCTTTGTCTTTGCGTAATTTTTCCGTTAATTTATGCGCGACTTGGGCAGCAGTCAGACCATGATAGCCAACAGCAGCGTACATGTCTTCTTCTTGCGAGAAGTTGAACTTCCGCGTCACGTCTTCGAGCGTCTTCTCATTGATGACTTCTTTCGGCTCAAAGCCAAGCTTCTTCACTTCTGCTTCGATCAGTTCCCGTCCTTTTGAGACGTTCTCTTCGCGTTGCTGACGTTTGAACCATTGACGGATTTTATTTTTCGCCTGACTCGACACACAAATCTTGAGCCAATCCTTACTTGGACCATAACTATGCTTCGACGTGACGATTTCGATGATGTCACCTGTCTTTAGCTTATAGTCGATCGGTACCATCCGTCCGTTGACTTTCGCTCCGATCGTCCGGTGACCAATTTCCGTATGAATTCGGTAGGCATAATCAATCGGAACAGAACCTTTCGGCAACTCGATGACGTCACCTTTTGGTGTGAAGACGTACAGCATGTCACTGAAGAAGTCGACTTTGACCGATTCCATGAATTCCTCGGCATCTGCCGTGTCCTTCTGTAACTCCAAAATCTCGCGGAAGTGAGCAATCTTATCCTCAAATCCAGATTTTGCTTCCTGTTCCTTACCTTCTTTATACGCCCAGTGAGCGGCAATCCCGTACTCGGCAATGAAATGCATGTCTCGCGTCCGAATTTGGACCTCGAGCGGCTCGCCTTTCGGTCCGATGACCGTCGTATGCAGCGATTGATACATGTTCGGCTTCGGCATCGCGATATAATCCTTGAAGCGTCCCGGCATCGGTTTATACTGCGTATGAATGATTCCGAGTACAGCGTAACAATCTTTGATTGAGTCAACAATGATGCGAACAGCCATCAAATCATAGATTTCACTGAACTCTTTTTTCGAGTTTTGCATCTTATTATAAATGGAATAGATATGCTTCGGACGTCCATCGACTTCCGCTGCAATCTGTACATCATCGAGTACTTCATTGACCTCTTCAATAACCGAACTAACGAGCGCTTCTCGTTCCGTCCGTTTTTGTTTCATCATCGAAACGATCCGGTAGTATTGTTGCGGATTGATGTAGCGCAAACTGATGTCCTCGAGTTCCCATTTGATCGTCGAAATCCCGAGACGATGCGCAAGTGGCGCGAAGATTTCAAGCGTCTCTTCTGCTTTTTGCACTTGCTTTTCCTTGACCATATGTTGCAACGTCCGCATATTGTGCAAACGGTCAGCCAGTTTGATCAAGATGACACGAATGTCTTCCGCCATCGCGATGAACATCTTCCGATGGTTCTCAGCTAACTCTTCGCGCTTCGATTTATATTTAATTTTCCCGAGTTTCGTGACGCCATCGACGAGCATCGCAACGTCAGATCCGAATCGTTCGGATAATTCTTCGAGTGTAATGTCCGTATCTTCGACGACATCATGAAGAAGCGCAGCGACGATCGTCGTTGCATCCAAACCAATATCGACTAAGATACCGGCAACTTGTACCGGATGAATGATGTACGGTTCCCCTGAACGGCGGAATTGTCCATCATGTTCGTCTTTCGCGAATTGGTAAGCACGTTCGATGTCTTTGACTTCAGCTTGCGTCATGTATTCCGCACATCGAGCGAGAAGGTCTTCTACATTTACGATTTGTTTATTTGTCATCCCTTTTCCTCACCCAGTCCCCGGGATCGTCTGCAACGGAATCCCTAATATATAATTCTTATTATCGTGAAATCTTGAGAAGATGTCAAAATAAAAAGAAATACCCCCTTGGTCATCAAGTACCAAGAGAGTATAGTGTCTTCAGTCTTCGTAGCGAATCAATGAAAGAATGTCATATCCTTCGAGTTTCTCACGTCCGCCAAGACCATCGAGTTCAATTAAGAATCCGATTCCGGCAACTGTTCCGCCTAATTTTTCGATCATTTGGATCGTTGCTTCAATCGTACCACCTGTCGCAAGCAAATCGTCAAGGATGACGACGCGTTGTCCCGGTTGGATTGCATCTTTGTGCATCGTCAAGACGTCTTTTCCGTACTCAAGACCATACTCGACACGGACTGTCTCGCGCGGTAATTTTCCTTCTTTACGAACAGGAACGAATCCGATTTCCATCGCGTAAGCTGCTGGGCAACCAACGACGAATCCACGTGCTTCTGGACCTGCGATGACATCTGCGCCTTTACTGCGTGCATACTCAACGAGTGCATCGACCGATTGTTTATACGCCGGTCCGTTTTGCATGAGTGATGTGATGTCCTTGAAACTGATTCCTTCTTTCGGCCAATTCTCGACCTCTTTTATATGCTGTTTGAACTCCATGTCTTTTCCTCCTGCTTCGCCGCTTCTACCAAAGTATCAAAACGCTCTTTCAACTGAGCGAGTGACGAATAAATGTATTGTTGCTCGAGCTCTTGACGCGCTTCATGACGCTGGTACGTCGGTGCTTCCGTCAGATCTCGTTTTGCAGCATTTGGGTTCACACCCGGCAGCCCGTCCTCCATTGTAACAAGAAAATCAAGTTCCGAGAATACCGAATGCATAAAGTTAATCGATCGTTTCGTCCATTTTCGCGATTTTGACAAACGTACGAGACCTATCCGGAGCTCATCCCGTGGACATTTCGCAAAATACTGGAAGTACTGTTTGAAGTCCTCACGCGATGGAATCGTCTCGAAATAATAGCCTTCATCCTTAAAGGCACAATAAATCCGCTCTGCCTGTTGCACATATGGATAAAATGCTGCTTCCTCTTCCGGCAGGTCAAGAAAGACGATGTTTTGTCGAATCGGACCATTCAACGAACGTTCAGTGTATTTCTCCTTCATCTCATCGGTAAAGGCGACGAATGTCGTCGTCTCGTGCGGTAAGGCGAATAGATCGCTCAGCGGACGCTTACCTCCACGGTAATCAAACACTTGAACATCTTCGACAGCGACGTCTTGAATCATCAATTGTGGTTTACGGAAACCATTCCATTCATTGATGTTCAGACTGCCCATCAAGTGAATCTCCGATAAGGTTGAAACTTCATCGACGAGGTCGCCGAAGCCGAAGCCGATTGCATCGAGTTCCTTCCCGTCGCCTGATAGGAGTGCCTTGACATGCGTCAGATCACGACCGATCCGTTTCATATCGCGAATCTTCGCCTGCTCAATGACGATCCGTGGCGCGGGGTTTCCCATCCCGAACGGTGCCAGTCGCTGAATGTCTTCAATCAACTGAATCGAGACATCACTGATGTGTAGACGTAGGTCGACATCGATTGTCGCGATGAACGCGTCATCCGGTAACGTGCTCGCTTGTTCATTCAAGCGTTGACGTAACGTCTCAACGTCATCAGAAGATAAAGTCATCCCAGCCGCAGCTGGATGTCCTCCGAAGTGTGGCAAGATATCTTTACACTTCGTCAGCTCAGCGAAGAGGTCAAAGGCTGGAATCGATCGCCCAGAACCTTTGGCTGTTCCTTTTTCAGCATCATGACACAGCATGATGACAGGGCGATGATATTTTTCAACGAGTCGCGAGGCGACGATGCCGACGACACCTGGGTTCCAGTCTGCCGCATCGACGACGAGGACGCGGTCATCCTTGAAGCGTTCCTCGACAAGCGCCGTTGCTTCTTCCGCAATCTGCTTGACGATATCTTGACGTTGCTTATTTTGTTGGTCGAGCTGTTTCGCGAGATGAAGTGCTTCATCTTTACTTTCTGCTAACAACATCTCGAGCGCTGGCATCGCAGAATCGAGACGACCTGCTGCATTGATCCGTGGACCGAACGCAAATCCGACCGACTCTTCCGTTAGTTCGTCCTCAGTTAAACTGCAGACGTCACGTAACGCAAGGATACCTGGACGTTCACTTGCGTTCAGTGCTTCGATGCCACGAATCGCAAGTAAGCGGTTTTCGCCGACGAGCGGAACAAGATCGGCAATCGTTCCGAGCACGGCAAGATCGAGTAATTCGACTGGTTCACGATCAAGGAGAGCATGCGCGACTTTAAAAGCAACTCCTGCGCCTGCGAGTTTCGAGAACGGATACGCCGAATCGACACCTGGATGGATCAAGGCAAAGGCATCGGGTAACGTTTCTTTTGCTTCGTGATGATCGGTGATGATTAAATCGACCCCGAGTTCCTTCAGGACATCTGCTTCGTGGATACCGGAAATCCCACAGTCGACGGTGATGACGAGACTAAACCCTTCTTCCGCTGCCCAGCGAAATGCTGCTTCATTCGGTCCATAGCCTTCCGTGAATCGGTTTGGGATATAACACTCTGCCATCCCTCCGATTTCAATCAAGGCGTGCCAGAGAATCGCCGCGGAACTCACACCATCGACGTCATAATCACCGTAAATTAAAATCATCTCACCTTCGTTGACGGCACGTTGAATCCGTTCAACGACTTTCGGCATGTCTTTAAAAGCAAATGGATCGTGGAATGCCATTTGATCGGTTTCTAGAAATTCACGGGCTGCTTCACGTGTCGTGAACCCCCGTTGGACAAGTAGTTGTGCGACGTGCGGAGAGATCGAGCCATCCGCCGTCAATTGTTCGATTTGTTCTGGATCAATGACTTTATCAAGCCATGTTTTTTTAGCATGGTACATCTCAAACCCTCCAATCAACTTCCCCATTATAATTGAAAATCCGCATCAGCGATAGCTGATGCGGATACTCTTTTAGGAAGCACGTTTTGTCCGACCAAGTGTCCGACCCTTCATGACGAGCCAGAGCTGAGCAGCGATGAAGATCGAAGAGAACATCCCCATGATCAACCCGACGAGCAACGCAAGACTGAATCCACGGATCGCTTCGCTACCGAAGATGTAGAGCGCTGCTGCCGTCATGATGACCGTCACGACGGTGTTGATCGAACGGACGATTGTTTGTTGAATCGATTCATTGACGATATGCGCCAACTCATCGAACGAAACTTTTCGTCCCCCTTTTTCGGCAAGTCCGAGATTTTCTCGAACCCTGTCGAACGTAACGATCGTATCGTTGACAGAATACCCGATGATCGTCAGGATCGCTGCAATGAAGTACAAGTTGACCTCGATCTGGAACAGCGAGAAGAAGGCGACGATCATTAACGCATCATGCAATAGTGCAAGCACTGTCGCAATCCCGTATAACGGTTGGAATCGGAACGAGACATAGATGACGATCCCAAGTGACGCGAGTAAGACCGCATAAATCGCGTTACGCGCGATTTCTTGACCAACTTGCGCCGAAACCGTCGAGATACTCGGTTCTTTCTTATATTCCGTTTCAATCGTTTGTTTCATTTTAGAGATTTGATCTTGGCTAAATTCCCCAACGAACGTGACGTTCGCTAGTTTTCCACCTTGAGCAAATTGGATGCCATCGATTTCCGCAGCATCAATGCCTGACTCTTCAATGACAGAGCGGACATCGGCTTCCTTGATTTGATTCTCAGAAGAAATCTCGACGCGTGTACCTTGCGAGAAGTCGATCCCAAGGTTAAGACCGCGGAACGACAGCAAAAGTACCGAAATGATGACGAGGGCAATCGTGATCGCGAAATAGATTTTGCGATGTTTGACGTAATCGAATTTCGTAGGATTAAAGCTCACGGATTTCACTCTCCTTTACACCGAACCATGATTTCTTCTTATCGAACCATCGGCTACTGACAAGGAGTTGCATCAGGTAACGTGAGACAAAGACATTCGTGACGAAAGTGACGGCGATTGAGACCATCAACATGATGGCGAATCCTTTGACCGTGCTTGTACCGAAGTAGTACAAGACACCAGCAGAAATCAATGTCGTTAAGTTGGCATCAAGAATCGTACCGAACGAACGACGGTTTCCGGCTTTAAATGCGGATAAGACGGATTTGCCGCTTCGTAATTCGTCCTTGATCCGCTCTGCAGTGATGATGTTTGCATCGACCGCCATACCGACACCAAGAACGAGTGCCGCAATCCCCGGTAGTGTAAGGACGGCATTAATCCCGTTAAAGAAAATCATGACGAGATAGATGTAGAACAACAAGGTAATAATCGAAACTAATCCAGAGATCCGGTAGAACACTAGCATGAACAAGAAGACAGCAGCTACACCGATCGCTGACGCGAAGAGTGTCTGATCAAGTGCATCCTGTCCAAAAGCAGCCGAGACCGACGTCGAGTAGATTTCCTCGAGTTTGACCGGCAGTGCTCCTGCGTTAAGGATTGAGGACAATTGTTTACCATACTCGGCATCGATATCGCCACCGGAAATGATCGCCTTATCCGAATTGATCGGTTCTCGTACAGATGCATCTGAAACGATTTTCGAGTTCTTCTTTTGAATCTCTTTTTCATACGTATCACCCTTTTCGTAATCGAGCCAGATGACAAGACGGTTCGCAGGTGCTTGCATTTGCGAAATTTTTTGAGTGACATCATAGAATTTCTGTTTTGACTTCATCGTCAATTCGACGAGTGGTTCATTCGTATTCGGATCATATCCGACTTTTGCTCCTTTAGCTTTTAAGTCTGAACCGTCAAGCAACAACTTATCGTTGATGTCACGGAATGACAATTGTGCCGTCGAAGATAGGATTTGACGCGCTTCCGTCTGATCCTTGACGCCAGCAAGTTGAACACGAATCCGGTTGTTACCTTCAATCCGAATATCCGGTTCAGAGACACCGAGAACGTTGACACGGTTCTCGATTGCCGTCAATGTGGCACTCATCGCATTTTGGTCGATGACGTCTCCTTCTTTTAGCGGTTGTACTTCATACAAGACTTCGAAGCCACCTTTAAGGTCAAGGCCAAGCTTCGTATCCTTCAGCAACCATGACGATGTCGTACCGATCAGCACGAGCAACGCGATGACGACGATGAAGAATGTGGCAAGTTTACCTTTCTTGATCATGCTACATTGTCCTTTCTCTAGTTCCCAGTATATTTTCAGACAACTTTGTTCTCCTACCCTAGCTTACAAAAGAAAGGGTAATCTTAGCAAACGTTTTTCTCATATATAAACAGAAAAGACGCTCCGGAATCCGGAAAGCGTCTTTTCAATGCCTTATTCGACCGTTTCGTCGCCCATGACAGTTGTTGATTTTTTTGTCACTTCTGCGATAGCACTACGGTTGAATGTCAATTGTGAGTTACCTGACTTCAATGTCACCGTTGTGTCGTCGACTTTTTGGACAACCCCGTGAAGACCACCGATCGTAACGATCGAATCGCCGCGTGAGAGTTCCGTTTGCATCTGACGCACTTGCTTCTGGCGTTTGTTCTGTGGACGGATCAACAAGAAATAGAACACCACGAAGATCAAGATCATCGGGAGGAATGTGATTAAGCCTTCCATCTGATTCAGCTCCTTTTATCATTCAAATCACGTTCATTATACCGTGAAAGAATTGATTTGTCAGACGATTTGTTAGAAATTCTTTGCGTTCGGTAAATTGTAACCGTATTCTTCGAAAAATTCTTCCTTAAAATCAAGTAGACGATCTTCACGAATCGCTTGGCGAACGCCTTCCATCAACTTGACGAGGAAGTGAAGATTGTGTGTCGAACAAAGATGAAGTCCGAACGTTTCTTGCGCACGGATCAAGTGATGAATGTATGAACGCGAGTAATTTTTACATGCGTAGCAATCACATTTCTCATCGAGCGGACGGAAATCACGTGCATATTTCGCGTTCCGGACGACGAGACGTCCTTGTGATGTCATCAACGTACCGTTTCGTGCAATCCGTGTCGGTAAGACACAGTCGAACATATCGATTCCGCGAATCGCGCCTTCAATCAATGCATCCGGTGAACCAACGCCCATTAAATAACGTGGTTTATCTTCTGGCATGAGTGGTGTCGTGAATTCGAGTGCTCGGTACATGACATCTTTCGGTTCACCAACCGAGAGACCACCGACCGCATAACCTGGGAAATCAAGCGCAACAAGGTCTTTTGCACTTTGGCGACGTAAGTCTTCGTATTCGCCACCCTGGATAATTCCGAACAGTGCTTGGTCTTGCGGACGTTCGTGCGCTGCAAGACAACGTTCTGCCCAGCGGCTTGTCCGTTCAACAGATGCTTTCATGTACTCGTGAGAAGCAGGATATGGTGGGCACTCATCAAACGCCATCATGATGTCTGAACCGAGTGCGTTTTGGATTTCCATTGCTTTTTCCGGTGATAAGAACAGTTTGTCACCGTTTAAATGGTTACGGAAATGAACGCCTTCTTCCGAAATATTCCGGAGATCAGCGAGTGAGAAGACTTGGAAGCCACCTGAATCCGTGAGAATCGCGCCATCCCAGTTCATGAATTTATGCAGACCGCCTGCTTCCTTGATGACATCGTGTCCAGGACGCACCCATAGGTGATACGTGTTCGCGAGGATGATGTTCGCGTTCATATCCTTGATTTGTTCTGGTGCCATCGTCTTGACCGTCGCTTGTGTTCCGACCGGCATGAAGACCGGTGTCTCAAAACTACCGTGCGGCGTATGGACGATTCCTAACCGCGCTCCGGATTGTTTACATGTCTTGATATGTTCGTATGTTACCGCGTGTTTTGTCATTAGTTTCGTTCCTCTCTCGTTAAGAACATCGCATCACCGAAGCTAAAGAAACGATAGCCATTCGCGACAGCTTCTTCGTAGGCATGCAGAATGTGTTCCCGTGTCGATAACGCGGACA contains:
- the dtd gene encoding D-aminoacyl-tRNA deacylase, whose product is MRVVLQRVKEASVTVDQKIIGQIKQGFLLLVGVTHEDTIDQVNWLADKIAGLRVFEDEEERMNRSLQDVDGQILSVSQFTLYGDVKKGRRPAFTEAAKPDVANELYEAFNERLRAQGLTVETGQFGAMMDIALINDGPVTLILEKEANA
- a CDS encoding RelA/SpoT family protein, with protein sequence MTNKQIVNVEDLLARCAEYMTQAEVKDIERAYQFAKDEHDGQFRRSGEPYIIHPVQVAGILVDIGLDATTIVAALLHDVVEDTDITLEELSERFGSDVAMLVDGVTKLGKIKYKSKREELAENHRKMFIAMAEDIRVILIKLADRLHNMRTLQHMVKEKQVQKAEETLEIFAPLAHRLGISTIKWELEDISLRYINPQQYYRIVSMMKQKRTEREALVSSVIEEVNEVLDDVQIAAEVDGRPKHIYSIYNKMQNSKKEFSEIYDLMAVRIIVDSIKDCYAVLGIIHTQYKPMPGRFKDYIAMPKPNMYQSLHTTVIGPKGEPLEVQIRTRDMHFIAEYGIAAHWAYKEGKEQEAKSGFEDKIAHFREILELQKDTADAEEFMESVKVDFFSDMLYVFTPKGDVIELPKGSVPIDYAYRIHTEIGHRTIGAKVNGRMVPIDYKLKTGDIIEIVTSKHSYGPSKDWLKICVSSQAKNKIRQWFKRQQREENVSKGRELIEAEVKKLGFEPKEVINEKTLEDVTRKFNFSQEEDMYAAVGYHGLTAAQVAHKLTEKLRKDKESKNLELNEAISEMKTFDRPKKENPEGVRVKGIDNMLVRMSRCCNPVPGDDIVGYITRGRGVSIHRTDCLNVIHEQNPERLLEVEWEHEGKAVKSYNVEIEISGFDRAGLLNDVLQSVSATNTNIVAVSGKGDDSKQAKITMTIAINNVNHLQKVVDRIKQISDVYAVHRVMMT
- a CDS encoding adenine phosphoribosyltransferase yields the protein MEFKQHIKEVENWPKEGISFKDITSLMQNGPAYKQSVDALVEYARSKGADVIAGPEARGFVVGCPAAYAMEIGFVPVRKEGKLPRETVRVEYGLEYGKDVLTMHKDAIQPGQRVVILDDLLATGGTIEATIQMIEKLGGTVAGIGFLIELDGLGGREKLEGYDILSLIRYED
- the recJ gene encoding single-stranded-DNA-specific exonuclease RecJ, whose product is MYHAKKTWLDKVIDPEQIEQLTADGSISPHVAQLLVQRGFTTREAAREFLETDQMAFHDPFAFKDMPKVVERIQRAVNEGEMILIYGDYDVDGVSSAAILWHALIEIGGMAECYIPNRFTEGYGPNEAAFRWAAEEGFSLVITVDCGISGIHEADVLKELGVDLIITDHHEAKETLPDAFALIHPGVDSAYPFSKLAGAGVAFKVAHALLDREPVELLDLAVLGTIADLVPLVGENRLLAIRGIEALNASERPGILALRDVCSLTEDELTEESVGFAFGPRINAAGRLDSAMPALEMLLAESKDEALHLAKQLDQQNKQRQDIVKQIAEEATALVEERFKDDRVLVVDAADWNPGVVGIVASRLVEKYHRPVIMLCHDAEKGTAKGSGRSIPAFDLFAELTKCKDILPHFGGHPAAAGMTLSSDDVETLRQRLNEQASTLPDDAFIATIDVDLRLHISDVSIQLIEDIQRLAPFGMGNPAPRIVIEQAKIRDMKRIGRDLTHVKALLSGDGKELDAIGFGFGDLVDEVSTLSEIHLMGSLNINEWNGFRKPQLMIQDVAVEDVQVFDYRGGKRPLSDLFALPHETTTFVAFTDEMKEKYTERSLNGPIRQNIVFLDLPEEEAAFYPYVQQAERIYCAFKDEGYYFETIPSREDFKQYFQYFAKCPRDELRIGLVRLSKSRKWTKRSINFMHSVFSELDFLVTMEDGLPGVNPNAAKRDLTEAPTYQRHEARQELEQQYIYSSLAQLKERFDTLVEAAKQEEKTWSSNSI
- the yajC gene encoding preprotein translocase subunit YajC produces the protein MEGLITFLPMILIFVVFYFLLIRPQNKRQKQVRQMQTELSRGDSIVTIGGLHGVVQKVDDTTVTLKSGNSQLTFNRSAIAEVTKKSTTVMGDETVE
- the tgt gene encoding tRNA guanosine(34) transglycosylase Tgt, translating into MTKHAVTYEHIKTCKQSGARLGIVHTPHGSFETPVFMPVGTQATVKTMAPEQIKDMNANIILANTYHLWVRPGHDVIKEAGGLHKFMNWDGAILTDSGGFQVFSLADLRNISEEGVHFRNHLNGDKLFLSPEKAMEIQNALGSDIMMAFDECPPYPASHEYMKASVERTSRWAERCLAAHERPQDQALFGIIQGGEYEDLRRQSAKDLVALDFPGYAVGGLSVGEPKDVMYRALEFTTPLMPEDKPRYLMGVGSPDALIEGAIRGIDMFDCVLPTRIARNGTLMTSQGRLVVRNAKYARDFRPLDEKCDCYACKNYSRSYIHHLIRAQETFGLHLCSTHNLHFLVKLMEGVRQAIREDRLLDFKEEFFEEYGYNLPNAKNF